The Pirellulales bacterium genomic sequence ACAGCGTCAGGCCTTCCAAGCTAATCATCGTGTCGCGGCCCCAATCGGTGAACCAATGGTATCCGGCAATCACGGTTCGCACATCGTCGCCGGCGGCATGAGCGACGGCCACATCTGCCACACGGGTCGTAGGCCGAATAATGAATTGATCGGCAGCTAGCACCAATTCGGCGGCGAAGCCTTCCTGTGCTTTTGGATTCGATTGAAACAGCAATCGTTCGCGGCGTTGCAGTTCTGATTCCTGCGCCGCATGGGGCTCGACGGCTAAAATGGTGTCCCAATCTTCCGTGGAACCAACGAGCGTGACCTCGTCGCCGGGATTCAAATCCGCGCGGAAATAACCGGGGCTCCACAGTTTGCCCGTGTCTTCATATCCTCGGGCGCGCTCGGTCCGATAGTGAATTTCGCGAAAACGCCCGTCCAAGACCATGTTGCAGCGATTCGCAATCAAGACCATTTTGAGCGGCGGAGCGATTTCGGAGCGAACCTCAAATCGTTCGTTCATCGCAGTAAACGAATACGATTTGGGCAGCTCGCCATTGACCGGCGCTTCATGAGGCCGAAAGTGAAATGAAGGCCGCAATCGCAAGCGCAATCCGCCGGGAGATGATAGCAGCCGATAATTAACGTGCACCGTGTTTTGCAAATGGGGCATGAGCACGCGTTTTTCGAGTTCCACAGCTCCCACTTCATACCGCCAAACCGGCAGCCCTGATTCCAAGCGGAACTCGACTAGATTGCCGGCATGTAAAGTTAAACCTCTGGCAGAAACTTCGTCGGCATCGAGTCGGATGATCTTTCGATCTTCCAACTTGATTTCCTCCGCCAAATGGTTAAACATCAAAAACCGACCTAGCGGCGCCGGCAGTGCGGCAATCAATAAACCGTGATAGCGGCGGGTGCACGTTCCCGCAGGGGTGCCTGAGGCATATCCGCCCAAGCCATTGGTAACCAGCCACTCGCGCCCCACCAGAACTTCCGGGTCGCGCTCGCGGAGAGCAGGGCGATACATTCGGTGTTGAATTTGGGTGCTCATCTGCAGCTGCTATTTCGAAAATTCGGCGTTTGTCGCGCCTTCCAGACCTGCACGATTGGTGCCAACCGCTTGAAATACGGTTGTCGATTCGCCCTCGATTGACCAGCCAGCTTCGGTTTCCTGAGTGACGGCGCCCGCGCCGCCATACCGTGGTGCGTTGCTGTTCCACAGCAATTGCCATCGGCGGTCGGCAGGCGGCGCCAGTAGCGGCTCCGCAATCGGGAAATAATTCAGCTTTTGCCCAAAATTGATGATGATCACCCGATCGTCTCCATCTCCGCCAAAATAGCGGATTAGAAAGCAGTCGGTGCTCAAAATCGCAGTATCCAAGGCGTCGGCCTGTTGACGGCAAAACACGGAATCTTCTCGGCGAAGTTTCAGCAAATCGATGTGCAAATCGTACAGGGGACGATTTGTTTCTCGATCAGCAAAGTTCAGTTTGCAGCGGTGGAAGGTTGCAGGATCGGTTGGATTTGGCAACTTGCGCTGCGCTTCCTGGGAGCTTAGCGAGGGAAACTGCGACATAAATTTGGCTCTCCCCGCAACGACTGCCGCGGCCATTTGGCCGGAGAAATCGGCAAAAAACAGAAACGGGCTGGAGGCGGCAAATTCTTGCCCCTGAAAAAACAGCGGCGTTTGAGGCATAAGTAGCCACAACGCGATCATCGCTCGATAACGGTTTGGGCTGGTTAACTGGTGAAGTCGTTGGCCCGTTGGTGAATTTGCGACCTGGTCGTGATTTTCCAGAAAGCTGACGAACGCCCACGCCGGCAACCCGGTGGTTGGCGTTCCTCGCCGTTTGTTTTGCCAGCGGGAATGTTGGCCTTGATAAATTAAACCCCGCTTCACCGAAGCTGCTAATTCCTCCACCGTCCCGGAAAAGTCGGAATAATAAGCTGGATTGGCGCCGGTAAGTTGAACGTGAGCTGCATGGTGAAAATCATCATTCCACATTCCATCCAACCCCCATCCATGCTCCTCGGGCGGTTTAAGCGCGGCGACATCCTCGGGTTCGTTTTCCGCTACGAGATAAAGTGTGCGATTGCCGGCGCCCTCTTTTGCCGCGCGTCCAACTGCGGCCAGTATGTACTCGTCGGAGTTGTCAAAGATTTGCTGCGTGGCATCGAAACGGAAGCCGTCTAGATGAAATTCCTCAATCCAATATCGCGCATTGGCCGTAAAGAATTCGCGCACCGCGGTTGAGTTGTGGCCGTCAAAATTAATTGCGTCGGCCCATTCGTTTTGGTATGCCGCGGATTTAAAGTTATCGGCAAATACCCCCAGGTAATTGTCGACATTCCCGAAATGGTTATAAACAACGTCCAAAATAACGCCCAACCCAGCTGCATGAGCCGCGTCGACAAAGCGCCGAAGGTCATCTGGTGTGCCATACAAATGCGTCGGCGCGAACATCAAAACACCGTCGTAACCCCAACCAAACCGCCCAGAGAACTCCGCCACGGGCATGACTTCGATTACAGTAATTCCAATGCGAGCCAGTTCCGCCAGCTCTTCCGCTGCGGCCTCGAAAGTCCCTTTCGCGGTAAAGGAACCCACATGCATCTCGTAGATTACCTGGCCGCGTGGCCCCAAACCTTTCCAGGTGTGATCTGACCACGCAAAAGATTGCGGATCTACAATTTGGGATAGTCCGGTCGTTCCCTGGGGTTGGAACCTAGACGCCGGGTCGTTGAAAATCTTCGGCTGGTTGTCTATTCGGAAGCCATAGAGCATGCCCGGTTTTGCGTCCTCGCGATGCAGAAAGTAATAGCCGGTGCCTTCCGTTTTCATTCGAAAATGTTCCATTTCGTTCGGACGTGCAGAATCGAGCGCGAGAGACAAATACACGCGGCGAGGCTTTGGGGCCCAAATTCGGAAATGCACCCCGCCTTCTGGCAAGCATTCCGCGCCCACGGGAAGGCGGCGTTCGTGCAATTGGGGGATAGTTTTTTGCATTGATACGCGACTAGGGCGCCATCATTAAACGGAAGGCGGGAATTCTATGCTCTCCCATTTTGCACACGCTATGCCGGGGCCAAACCCTTATTGCCAATTGACGGCGCGAGTGCTATACGCGAGTGGATTTCAGGGTCTGGCGTATTTTCAGTGAACTAAAAGCTCTGTAAAAAATGTGATGCTTTCAAAACCAAAATGGTCGCACTTAAGCCAATTCATTCTTTTATTTCTATCGCATTGGCACAACACTGAAAACCCTATGATCCGGCATTAAACCTGCATAGCAACAGGCGCCGGTACCTATGTGAGAATGGGACTGGGATATTCCGACGATGCATCGCATGGACCGCATTGCTTTGTCGCTTTATGGTTGGCAAGTTCGGCCCTGAAAGAATCATGTTGCTATAAGAAAGGCAAGTTGTTATGCCCCGGGGAGAAAAATCTAAGTACACGAATAAACAAAAGCGTCAGGCGGAGCATATTGAGGAAGGCTATGAGGATCGCGGAACGCCAAAAAATGAAGCCGAACGACGCGCTTGGGCCACCGTAAATAAGATGACTCACGGCGGCCGAAAACCGGGCGGTTCCGGTCGTGGAACCAAGACCGACAAAAGCGCGGCAAAAAAAGGCGGCCGCTTAGGCGGAGCCGCTGCGGGTGCCCGATCGGCTGCCGAACGGTCCGCTTCTGCTCGGAAAGCCGCTCGAACCCGGGCACGCAGCGGTTAGCAATTATCCCTGACCCCTCTCCCCCGACGTACACTTGAATGTTTGGTCGCTGCTGAATTGGCAGAATTTTTCGGCGGTCTTCGCGGGCTTGCTTGGTGGGTCTATAATGCCTGGTCGACAAGCATTGATTTATAGGTTATGCCTCCGGAATCCCTCACAGCACCTGCCTTCGCCTCGGAAATACATCGGGGCGCCGTCGAAGGTGGTCCGGTTTGGTATAAGGACGCCGTTATCTATCAGGTGCACGTGCGTGCGTTTGCCGATAGTTCCGGCGATGGCGTCGGCGATTTTCCCGGCCTGACCAGCAAACTCGACTATTTGCAGGACCTAGGCGTTACCGCACTGTGGTTGTTGCCGTTTTATCCATCTCCACTGAAGGATGATGGGTACGACATTGCCGATTACACCAGCGTGCATCCATCTTATGGCACGTTGCGAGATTTCAAAGCGTTTTTGCGAGATGCCCATGTACGCGGGCTGCGAGTGATCACCGAGTTGGTATTGAACCATACCTCCGATCAGCACCCATGGTTTAAGCGTGCGCGGCGCGCTAAGCCCGGTTCTTCCGCGCGAGATTTTTACGTCTGGAGCGACACGGCAGACAAATACAAGGAAGCCCGAATCATTTTCAAAGATTTCGAGGCGTCCAACTGGACATGGGATCCCGTGGCCAAGGCATATTACTGGCATCGGTTCTATTCTCACCAGCCGGATTTGAACTTCGAGAATCCGCAAGTGCGAAAGGCGTTGTTGGAAACGGTTTCATTCTGGTTAGAAATGGGAGTGGATGGCATGCGGTTGGACGCGGTGCCCTATTTGTTCGAGTGCGAAGGAACTAATTGCGAAAACTTACCGGAGACGCACGCTTTTTTGAAAGAGCTGCGCCGCTATGTGGACGCCCGGTTTTCGGATCGCATGCTCCTGGCGGAAGCCAACCAATGGCCAGAAGATGCCATTGCCTACTTCGGCGATGGCGACGAGTGCCATACGGCTTTTAATTTTCCCGTCATGCCGCGCCTGTTTATGGCCAAGCATATGGAAGACCGATTTCCCATCGTCGACATTCTGCAGCAAACGCCCCCTATCCCCGCCAACTGCCAATGGGTTTTGTTTTTGCGAAACCACGATGAATTGACCTTGGAAATGGTCACGGATGAAGAGCGTGACTACATGTACCGAGTTTATGCTCACGATCCGCAAGCGCGGATCAACTTGGGCATTCGACGACGATTGGCGCCCCTGTTAAATAACAACCGCCGGACCATCGAATTATTGCAGGGCTTGCTATTTTCGCTGCCGGGCACTCCGGTCATTTACTACGGCGACGAAGTCGGCATGGGGGATAACATTTATCTCGGCGATCGTGACGGCGTGCGCACGCCGATGCAGTGGAGCTCCGACCGTAATGCTGGTTTTTCGCGAGCTAATCCGCAAAAGCTGTACTTGCCGGTAGTGATTGATCCGGAGTATTTGTACGAAACGGTAAATGTAGAAACGCAGCGAAACAATCCACAATCGTTGTGGTGGTGGATGAAGCGGTTAATTGCCGTGCGAAACCAGCATCCTGCCTTTGGGCGCGGCTCGCTCGAATTGCTGCTGCCAGAAAATGCGAAAGTGCTAGCCTTCGTGCGGCAGTTGGACGATGATCAAGTATTGGTCGTGGCCAATCTTTCGCGTTTTTCTCAGTATGTAGAACTCGACCTGTCCGCGTATGAAGGCCGGGTGCCTGTGGAGTTGTTTGGGCATAATCGCTTCCCAACGATCGGCAAGCTGCCATATTTGCTCACGCTGGGACCGCACGCCTTTTATTGGTTTGCGCTAGCGCCCTCGGAAATAACACCCACGGATGGAAAACTTAGTATGCAATCCGACGGCAAGCCCGAAGATCGGCTGCCGCGCGCGAATGTTCATGCGCATTGGGCCGAAATTTTTCAAGGGCGGGCGAAGACTCAATTGGAAGCGTCGCTGCGCGGTTGGTTGTGCGGGCAACGTTGGTTCAGCGGCAAAGCGCGAACCATTCAGAACGTTACCATTACCAACGCCGTGCTGCTGGGCAACTCGCCGGCAGATCCGCTAGCCAGATACCTGGCGTTGGCTCAAGTAGATTACACCGATGGCGAGCCAGAAATCTATTTGTTGCCGCTAGGTTTTGTTGCCGGAGATGCTTTGGAGTCATTTCTTGCTGCGGCACCTAAATCAGCCATACTCCGCGTTCACCTGCGCGATACCAAGCAAGCCGGTGTAGTCTTCGATGCTACGAGCGACGCCGCGTTTGCCGCCGCGCTGTGGGATACCTTGGATCGCCGCCGTCGATGGAAGAGCCAAACCGGCGAACTTACCGTTTCTCATTTGCCTACACTGCGGACTTTTTTGCCTGCGGACATGGGAGCTTTGCCTGCAGTGGTCGTTAAGGGCGAGCAAAGTAATACCTCAATTATTTACGGCGATAAGGCCATTTTGAAATTGTTTCGCGGGATCAAGCCTGGCGTTAATCCGGATTTGGAAATCGGGCGGTTTTTTGTCGAACATGGAAATTTTCCCCATACGCCGCCGTTGCTGTCCGCTTTGGAATATGAAACGGAAGGCAGCGAACCGCTCACCTTGGCAGTTTTAAATGTCTTCGTGCCGCAAACGGAAACTGCCTGGCAGTTCGCATTGGATAATTTGAGCCGCTATTTCGAGCAAGTTTTGACACTGCCGATGGAAAGGTGGCCCCGTTCCGAGGGATTGGGGAATCAGTCGTTGTGGGAGATCGCTGCCGTGCCTTCTCCCGCGCCAATCCAAGAACTCGCCAGCGGTTTTCTGCACGCGGCAACTTTGTTAGGGCAGCGCACTGCAGAAATGCACAAGGCTCTGGCTTCCGATCCGGAAACGCCGACCTTTGCGCCAGAAGTATTCTCGCAACTCTATCAGCGTTCGCTGTATCAATCTGCGCGAAAATCGGCGGTGCAAAATCTGCAACGTTTGAAAAAGCGATTAAGCCATCTTTCGCCCCGGGCTCAGCAACTCGGTCGCCAAGTATTGGATCAGGAAAAGCATGTCCTGGATCAACTGAAATCGATTACTTCCGGCAGGATTGTGGCCGAACGAATTCGCTGCCACGGCGATTACCATCTCGGGCAGGTATTGTACACCGGTAAAGATTTCGTAATCATCGATTTCGAAGGTGAACCGCTCCGTTCTTTTTCCGAGCGCCGCATCAAATGTTCGCCGCTTCAAGATGTCGCCAGCATGATCCGCTCGTTTCATTATGCCGCTGCGCAAGGCTTCAATCATGTGGCTGTTGCTGGATTGCACACCCCGGAAACTACGGAGCCGCTAAAGCACGCTGGAACCGCCTGGGCAATTTCTATTGTGGGCACTTTCTTGCAGGCTTATCAAACGACCATTGGAAACGCTGCATTTTTTCCCCCGGCGGCAAAGGACCGCGAATTACTGTTGAATTTTTATTTGCTTCAAAAGGCGATTTATGAGATGGGATATGAGTTGAATAATCGTCCGGATTGGGTGGAAATTCCGTTGGCCGCAATCATTTACCTATTGGGCGGAAAACCGTGAGTCGTCCGGCGTGATCGAATGCCTGCACTTTGCCCAGAACTTTTTTAATCTCCGTGCTCCATGAGCGATGCTGCAACCTATCATCCGCGTTGCACGTATCGGCTTCAATTGAGACCGGGGTTCGGATTTTTAGAGGCGGCGGCCATTGCGTCCTATTTGGAGGCATTGGGCATCAGCCACGTCTATTGCTCATCGTATTTGCAAGCCGCGCCGGGCAGCACGCATGGATATGACGTGCTCGATCATCAAAGCGTAAACGCCGAACTGGGCGGCACCCTGGGGCATAATGAATTTTGCAACACGCTGGGGAAGCATCACTTGGGCCAAATGCTGGACGTGGTGCCCAACCACATGAGCATTTCGCACAGCGGGAATCGCTGGTGGTGGGACGTGCTGGAAAACGGTCCGTCGAGCCGCTACGCGGCTTACTTCGACGTCGATTGGGAACCGCAAGAAAGAACGCTTTACAACCGCGTTCTCATTCCGATTCTCGGCGATCATTACGGCCGGGTCATTGCCGCCGGAAAAATTCGTATCGAGCGTGAGGCGGGCTCGTTCCGTGTGCGCTATGAAGAACATCTCCTGCCGATGGCGCCACGATCGT encodes the following:
- a CDS encoding amylo-alpha-1,6-glucosidase yields the protein MSTQIQHRMYRPALRERDPEVLVGREWLVTNGLGGYASGTPAGTCTRRYHGLLIAALPAPLGRFLMFNHLAEEIKLEDRKIIRLDADEVSARGLTLHAGNLVEFRLESGLPVWRYEVGAVELEKRVLMPHLQNTVHVNYRLLSSPGGLRLRLRPSFHFRPHEAPVNGELPKSYSFTAMNERFEVRSEIAPPLKMVLIANRCNMVLDGRFREIHYRTERARGYEDTGKLWSPGYFRADLNPGDEVTLVGSTEDWDTILAVEPHAAQESELQRRERLLFQSNPKAQEGFAAELVLAADQFIIRPTTRVADVAVAHAAGDDVRTVIAGYHWFTDWGRDTMISLEGLTLLTGRQSEAGFLLRTFGRYAKDGLIPNLFPEGEAEGRYHTADATLWYFHALERYLRATNDTETLYVLLPTLHDIVEHHVLGTRFGIHVDPKDGLLSQGQEGYQLTWMDAKVGDWVVTPRRGKAVEINALWYNALCLLEHWSRAVGNATAATALAERIAQTRTAFNQRFWYDAGGYLYDVIDGEKGNDTAFRPNQVFAISLDFPVLDESRWKPVMELVAERLLTPMGLRSLAPGHADYKPTYDGDLRSRDAAYHQGTVWAWLIGSYIDAWLRIYPGQLSQARKLLAAFESHLNESCLGSISEVFDAEGPYHARGCIAQAWSVAEVLRSWVKTSSASTAAPNS
- the treZ gene encoding malto-oligosyltrehalose trehalohydrolase, with the protein product MQKTIPQLHERRLPVGAECLPEGGVHFRIWAPKPRRVYLSLALDSARPNEMEHFRMKTEGTGYYFLHREDAKPGMLYGFRIDNQPKIFNDPASRFQPQGTTGLSQIVDPQSFAWSDHTWKGLGPRGQVIYEMHVGSFTAKGTFEAAAEELAELARIGITVIEVMPVAEFSGRFGWGYDGVLMFAPTHLYGTPDDLRRFVDAAHAAGLGVILDVVYNHFGNVDNYLGVFADNFKSAAYQNEWADAINFDGHNSTAVREFFTANARYWIEEFHLDGFRFDATQQIFDNSDEYILAAVGRAAKEGAGNRTLYLVAENEPEDVAALKPPEEHGWGLDGMWNDDFHHAAHVQLTGANPAYYSDFSGTVEELAASVKRGLIYQGQHSRWQNKRRGTPTTGLPAWAFVSFLENHDQVANSPTGQRLHQLTSPNRYRAMIALWLLMPQTPLFFQGQEFAASSPFLFFADFSGQMAAAVVAGRAKFMSQFPSLSSQEAQRKLPNPTDPATFHRCKLNFADRETNRPLYDLHIDLLKLRREDSVFCRQQADALDTAILSTDCFLIRYFGGDGDDRVIIINFGQKLNYFPIAEPLLAPPADRRWQLLWNSNAPRYGGAGAVTQETEAGWSIEGESTTVFQAVGTNRAGLEGATNAEFSK
- the treS gene encoding maltose alpha-D-glucosyltransferase encodes the protein MPPESLTAPAFASEIHRGAVEGGPVWYKDAVIYQVHVRAFADSSGDGVGDFPGLTSKLDYLQDLGVTALWLLPFYPSPLKDDGYDIADYTSVHPSYGTLRDFKAFLRDAHVRGLRVITELVLNHTSDQHPWFKRARRAKPGSSARDFYVWSDTADKYKEARIIFKDFEASNWTWDPVAKAYYWHRFYSHQPDLNFENPQVRKALLETVSFWLEMGVDGMRLDAVPYLFECEGTNCENLPETHAFLKELRRYVDARFSDRMLLAEANQWPEDAIAYFGDGDECHTAFNFPVMPRLFMAKHMEDRFPIVDILQQTPPIPANCQWVLFLRNHDELTLEMVTDEERDYMYRVYAHDPQARINLGIRRRLAPLLNNNRRTIELLQGLLFSLPGTPVIYYGDEVGMGDNIYLGDRDGVRTPMQWSSDRNAGFSRANPQKLYLPVVIDPEYLYETVNVETQRNNPQSLWWWMKRLIAVRNQHPAFGRGSLELLLPENAKVLAFVRQLDDDQVLVVANLSRFSQYVELDLSAYEGRVPVELFGHNRFPTIGKLPYLLTLGPHAFYWFALAPSEITPTDGKLSMQSDGKPEDRLPRANVHAHWAEIFQGRAKTQLEASLRGWLCGQRWFSGKARTIQNVTITNAVLLGNSPADPLARYLALAQVDYTDGEPEIYLLPLGFVAGDALESFLAAAPKSAILRVHLRDTKQAGVVFDATSDAAFAAALWDTLDRRRRWKSQTGELTVSHLPTLRTFLPADMGALPAVVVKGEQSNTSIIYGDKAILKLFRGIKPGVNPDLEIGRFFVEHGNFPHTPPLLSALEYETEGSEPLTLAVLNVFVPQTETAWQFALDNLSRYFEQVLTLPMERWPRSEGLGNQSLWEIAAVPSPAPIQELASGFLHAATLLGQRTAEMHKALASDPETPTFAPEVFSQLYQRSLYQSARKSAVQNLQRLKKRLSHLSPRAQQLGRQVLDQEKHVLDQLKSITSGRIVAERIRCHGDYHLGQVLYTGKDFVIIDFEGEPLRSFSERRIKCSPLQDVASMIRSFHYAAAQGFNHVAVAGLHTPETTEPLKHAGTAWAISIVGTFLQAYQTTIGNAAFFPPAAKDRELLLNFYLLQKAIYEMGYELNNRPDWVEIPLAAIIYLLGGKP